Proteins from a single region of Paraglaciecola sp. T6c:
- the fliM gene encoding flagellar motor switch protein FliM, whose product MSDLLSQDEIDALLHGVDEVEEDDVEEVQGDGTALEYDFSSQDRIVRGRMPTLEIVNERFARHMRVSLFNMMRRSAEVSINGIQMIKFGEYIHTLFVPTSLNMVRFRPLKGTGLITMEARLVFILVDNFFGGDGRYHAKIEGREFTPTERRIIQMLLKLIFEDYKEAWAPVMDVSFEYLDSEVNPAMANIVSPTEVVVISSFHIELDGGGGDFHVSLPYSMLEPIRELLDAGVQSDKEDTDLRWSKALRDEIMDVKVELSTHMMDLTLSLQKIMDMKAGDIIPIDMPEHITVMIEELPTFRAKLGRSRDNLALKITDKIPRPTSVKSELQLLTKGGRRIDSDAELQTLEDDL is encoded by the coding sequence TTGAGCGACTTATTATCCCAAGATGAAATCGATGCGCTGCTTCACGGAGTAGACGAAGTCGAAGAAGATGACGTCGAAGAAGTGCAGGGCGATGGCACTGCGCTGGAGTATGACTTTTCTTCGCAAGATCGGATCGTCCGGGGAAGAATGCCGACACTGGAAATCGTCAACGAGCGATTTGCCAGACACATGCGGGTCAGCCTATTTAATATGATGCGCCGTTCTGCGGAAGTGTCTATTAACGGTATCCAAATGATTAAGTTTGGCGAGTATATCCACACCTTGTTTGTACCTACTAGTTTGAATATGGTTCGCTTCCGTCCACTCAAAGGCACTGGGTTAATCACCATGGAAGCGCGTTTAGTGTTTATCTTGGTAGATAACTTCTTCGGTGGTGATGGGCGCTATCATGCAAAAATCGAAGGCCGAGAGTTCACGCCGACAGAGCGACGTATCATTCAGATGCTGCTTAAACTGATTTTTGAGGATTATAAAGAGGCGTGGGCCCCCGTGATGGACGTGTCTTTCGAATATTTGGACTCAGAAGTTAACCCAGCGATGGCCAATATTGTTAGCCCCACGGAAGTGGTGGTAATCAGCTCTTTTCATATTGAACTCGATGGTGGTGGTGGGGACTTTCATGTGTCATTGCCCTACTCAATGTTAGAGCCAATTCGAGAACTTCTCGATGCAGGTGTGCAAAGTGATAAGGAAGACACGGACCTGCGTTGGAGCAAAGCACTACGTGATGAAATTATGGACGTGAAAGTCGAGCTTTCAACTCACATGATGGATTTGACGCTTAGCTTACAAAAGATCATGGACATGAAAGCCGGTGATATTATTCCTATCGACATGCCCGAGCACATCACTGTGATGATAGAGGAATTACCCACATTCAGAGCGAAGCTGGGCCGTTCACGAGACAACCTAGCACTTAAGATTACCGATAAAATTCCGCGACCTACGTCTGTCAAATCGGAATTACAATTATTAACCAAAGGCGGCCGCAGAATCGATAGCGACGCCGAGTTACAAACCCTTGAAGATGATTTGTAA
- the fliL gene encoding flagellar basal body-associated protein FliL, producing MAEEELQMEEGGKKSKLMMIIIIVIVLLLGGGGAAYFLLGGEDEVATMEGEEQAQMEGDGGETSEAVKTGTALYVAIPNPITFNVPGANRDRLVEIKVQLMVRGSSAEEQVKMHIPSIQGALNRAFSQANADDLITEAGKAAIRDNALKEVQKTLKDVSGNELVEQVLFTGFVMQ from the coding sequence ATGGCTGAAGAAGAATTACAAATGGAAGAGGGTGGCAAGAAAAGCAAACTCATGATGATTATCATCATAGTGATTGTTTTACTGCTAGGTGGTGGTGGCGCAGCGTATTTTTTGCTTGGTGGTGAAGACGAGGTCGCTACAATGGAAGGTGAAGAGCAAGCCCAAATGGAGGGGGATGGTGGTGAAACGTCAGAGGCTGTAAAAACGGGAACAGCACTTTATGTAGCTATTCCTAATCCGATTACGTTTAACGTGCCTGGCGCAAATAGAGACCGTTTAGTCGAAATTAAAGTGCAGCTTATGGTTCGCGGCAGTAGTGCTGAAGAGCAAGTGAAAATGCACATACCGTCGATTCAAGGGGCATTGAACAGAGCATTTAGCCAAGCGAATGCTGATGATTTAATCACAGAAGCGGGCAAAGCTGCCATTCGTGATAACGCTTTAAAGGAAGTTCAGAAAACCTTGAAAGACGTGTCAGGTAATGAATTGGTAGAGCAAGTATTGTTCACCGGTTTTGTGATGCAATAA
- a CDS encoding flagellar hook-length control protein FliK — MLQHIATAKSDVAAYAVDVSDESLSKLQNADEFAYMLAKENKTQHSPKETTQPKLSSEPKTTAKDKLAPEKQLGTKEEYSHKNPPDSANTGKVSDNKETRKSDSPVDTAPDETGLTADDKQQIDTSKGNTESSRITTGSKNEADANHWLSIIEQLALNSEDAISSKGQHSALASASGTDVPVNTLNDNKLADSVNGDEEALLLALLNHIFGEKTQANADKALVPEHEAADEGTELTTDDDVGKMMALLQNNPELLKELESLIVGQQQVDGSSRLNDLSTFDAKGEDALDSDSLENELAALDLAQKQLFQQDKVISDETLAGIAEAVVSLMSVTTPAKGDALNSAPETANAVAVSTADLLEGSALSEQSTGQTEPLALENDLTQQQLAMLDSAPELKKLLQLPPEKLESALALLAKELQKGGTASTAGDATSNAMLKGALQTDAELSSTANVNLNTLINKVDADSNPSGTADFVAALKTGLAEVKAQLEKGREPGIDLKALVNDAIKASPELASNMLPNKQEQVELATRSVSQILDVAQLMSTALEQASHQQTANATYRELGINMVEHNKANQLQQGQFDKALNLAKPEAHQQLAEKVRFMVNANQLVADIRLDPAELGSMHVKVSVNGESANVSFVVQSIHAKEAIDNAAPRLKEMLAEKGIELGQSSVEQESQEQEQQTAGGGSGDAPGRSSEQGSADGEVPDGILQQPIVNGSLGGIDYFV; from the coding sequence ATGCTGCAACATATTGCCACCGCAAAATCAGACGTTGCCGCTTATGCGGTTGATGTGAGTGACGAAAGCCTATCCAAGCTGCAAAACGCGGATGAATTTGCCTATATGCTGGCCAAGGAAAATAAGACTCAGCATTCGCCCAAAGAAACTACGCAACCGAAACTAAGCTCAGAGCCAAAAACCACGGCGAAAGATAAGCTGGCACCGGAAAAACAACTGGGCACTAAAGAAGAGTACTCTCACAAGAACCCTCCCGACAGTGCCAACACTGGCAAAGTGAGTGACAATAAAGAGACAAGAAAATCTGACTCGCCAGTCGATACCGCACCTGATGAAACTGGGTTAACGGCAGATGATAAGCAGCAAATTGATACCTCAAAGGGCAATACTGAAAGTTCACGAATCACGACGGGTAGCAAAAATGAAGCAGATGCTAATCACTGGCTTTCGATTATTGAACAACTAGCACTTAATAGTGAAGACGCTATTAGCAGCAAGGGGCAACACAGCGCTCTTGCCAGTGCAAGCGGGACTGACGTTCCTGTCAACACGTTAAATGATAATAAACTGGCTGATAGCGTGAACGGCGACGAGGAAGCATTGCTTCTGGCTTTGTTAAATCACATTTTCGGAGAAAAGACTCAGGCGAATGCAGATAAGGCATTAGTACCTGAGCACGAAGCGGCTGATGAAGGAACGGAGCTCACCACTGATGATGACGTCGGTAAAATGATGGCGCTACTTCAGAATAACCCAGAATTGCTTAAAGAATTAGAATCACTGATTGTGGGTCAACAACAAGTAGATGGCAGCTCACGTTTAAACGATTTAAGCACCTTCGACGCTAAAGGCGAAGACGCGCTAGATAGTGACTCACTGGAAAATGAACTTGCTGCGCTGGATTTGGCACAAAAGCAATTATTCCAGCAAGATAAAGTCATAAGCGATGAAACGCTAGCAGGTATTGCAGAAGCTGTGGTTAGCTTGATGAGCGTTACAACGCCAGCTAAGGGGGATGCCCTGAATAGCGCTCCAGAGACTGCGAACGCTGTGGCTGTCAGCACAGCTGATTTGCTTGAAGGCTCAGCATTAAGCGAGCAAAGTACTGGTCAAACCGAACCCTTGGCCTTAGAAAATGACTTAACCCAGCAACAACTAGCAATGTTAGACAGTGCGCCTGAATTGAAAAAGCTATTACAGTTACCACCCGAGAAGCTTGAAAGTGCATTAGCGCTACTTGCCAAAGAATTACAAAAGGGAGGAACCGCTAGCACTGCAGGGGACGCGACAAGTAATGCCATGTTAAAAGGGGCGCTGCAAACAGACGCCGAATTAAGCTCAACTGCTAACGTAAATTTGAACACCCTTATTAATAAAGTTGACGCTGATAGCAACCCCAGCGGCACGGCTGACTTTGTCGCTGCCCTTAAAACCGGTTTAGCTGAAGTAAAAGCGCAGCTCGAAAAAGGGCGAGAGCCTGGCATTGATTTAAAAGCCTTGGTGAATGACGCCATAAAAGCGTCACCAGAGTTGGCAAGCAATATGCTTCCTAATAAGCAAGAACAGGTAGAATTGGCGACGCGCTCTGTGTCTCAAATATTGGACGTGGCGCAATTGATGAGCACCGCACTCGAGCAAGCCTCGCATCAGCAAACGGCAAATGCGACTTATCGAGAGCTAGGCATTAACATGGTCGAACACAACAAAGCCAATCAATTGCAGCAAGGACAATTCGACAAAGCCTTGAATTTGGCCAAACCAGAGGCCCATCAGCAATTGGCTGAAAAAGTACGCTTCATGGTGAATGCCAATCAGTTGGTTGCCGATATTCGCCTCGACCCAGCTGAATTGGGCTCGATGCATGTAAAAGTGTCAGTCAACGGTGAATCAGCGAACGTGAGCTTTGTGGTGCAATCGATACATGCGAAAGAGGCGATTGATAACGCCGCGCCGAGATTAAAAGAGATGCTGGCAGAAAAAGGCATTGAGTTAGGTCAATCATCGGTTGAACAAGAATCCCAAGAACAAGAACAGCAAACGGCCGGTGGCGGCTCAGGTGATGCACCGGGACGCAGTTCAGAGCAGGGGAGTGCCGATGGTGAGGTGCCTGACGGGATATTACAACAACCTATTGTCAATGGCTCTTTAGGGGGTATTGATTACTTTGTTTGA
- the fliJ gene encoding flagellar export protein FliJ, which translates to MPVSKQLQMVADWERRKEQKMATDYQLAQQNVVDNQNKLSGLEQYRVNYLKEGIRKGQLGLAAKNYGQHQSFVGKIDAACEQQTKQVSNALVVAEQRKAQWLAQQRKRKAVEMLLDKQALKIQQKQDRAEQQMLDELALQKFIRSK; encoded by the coding sequence ATGCCGGTAAGTAAGCAATTGCAAATGGTCGCTGATTGGGAGCGACGAAAAGAACAAAAGATGGCAACCGATTATCAGTTGGCGCAGCAAAATGTGGTTGATAATCAAAACAAACTTAGTGGACTTGAGCAATATCGGGTAAATTATTTGAAAGAAGGGATCCGAAAAGGTCAGCTAGGGTTAGCCGCCAAAAATTACGGGCAGCACCAGTCATTTGTCGGCAAAATTGACGCGGCCTGTGAACAACAAACAAAACAAGTCAGTAATGCGCTGGTGGTGGCTGAGCAGCGTAAAGCACAGTGGCTTGCCCAGCAAAGAAAGCGAAAAGCAGTCGAGATGCTACTTGATAAACAGGCCCTTAAAATACAACAAAAACAGGATCGAGCAGAGCAACAGATGCTTGACGAGCTCGCGTTACAAAAATTCATCCGTAGCAAATAA
- the fliI gene encoding flagellar protein export ATPase FliI — MPLDILGNIKALQQQVPQAPVVAAGKLVRGIGLTLEAVGCQMPVGSQCLIQTVDGEIEAEVVGFAEHITYLMPTQAVKGIVPGSRVQPLNREQGLPVGMSLLGRVVDGNGQPLDGLGAIKAEKRVPLTRPPMNPLSRKPIREPLDVGVRAINSMITVGSGQRMGLFAGSGVGKSVLLGMMTRGTSADVVVVGLVGERGREVKEFIQDILGDEERQKSVVVAAPADTSPLMRLKGCETAVTIAEYFRDKGMNVLLLVDSLTRYAMAQREIALAVGEPPATKGYPPSVFARLPALVERAGNGGEHQGSITAFYTVLTEGDDLQDPIADSARAILDGHIVLSRQLADSGHYPAIDIEASISRVMPMVVSPEHVQVARRIRQVYSTYQQNRDLISIGAYTRGNDPRIDLSIKAEPAINAFLQQGMQQILPFDESVETMVKLGTGLGPA; from the coding sequence ATGCCTCTGGATATCTTAGGGAATATTAAAGCACTGCAGCAACAAGTCCCTCAAGCTCCGGTCGTTGCAGCAGGCAAGTTGGTGCGTGGTATCGGGTTAACCCTCGAAGCGGTTGGGTGTCAAATGCCAGTGGGGAGCCAATGTTTAATACAAACTGTAGACGGTGAAATAGAAGCTGAAGTAGTGGGGTTTGCCGAACACATTACCTATTTAATGCCCACTCAAGCAGTGAAAGGCATAGTACCAGGCTCACGCGTTCAACCCCTTAATCGCGAACAAGGATTACCTGTTGGCATGTCGCTATTAGGCAGAGTGGTTGATGGAAACGGCCAACCTTTGGACGGTTTAGGTGCCATTAAAGCTGAGAAACGTGTGCCATTAACGCGCCCACCCATGAACCCCTTATCTAGGAAACCTATCAGAGAGCCTCTGGACGTAGGCGTGCGCGCCATAAATAGTATGATCACGGTTGGCAGTGGTCAGCGTATGGGCTTGTTTGCCGGCAGTGGCGTGGGTAAGAGCGTATTATTGGGTATGATGACCCGAGGAACAAGCGCCGACGTGGTTGTTGTTGGTTTGGTCGGTGAACGGGGCCGAGAAGTAAAAGAATTTATTCAAGATATATTAGGCGATGAAGAGCGCCAAAAATCCGTTGTGGTTGCCGCGCCAGCTGATACCTCGCCCCTGATGCGCTTAAAAGGGTGTGAAACCGCGGTGACTATCGCGGAGTATTTTCGCGACAAAGGTATGAATGTGTTGTTGCTTGTGGACTCACTGACGCGTTACGCCATGGCGCAGCGAGAAATAGCCCTTGCTGTTGGTGAGCCGCCAGCGACTAAAGGGTATCCGCCGTCAGTATTTGCACGTTTACCCGCATTAGTGGAACGTGCAGGAAATGGCGGTGAACACCAAGGTTCGATTACTGCGTTTTATACCGTGTTGACCGAAGGAGATGATTTACAAGATCCTATCGCCGATTCAGCTAGGGCTATTTTGGATGGGCATATTGTGCTTTCTCGTCAATTAGCTGACTCTGGGCACTACCCTGCTATAGATATCGAAGCCTCCATAAGTCGAGTGATGCCCATGGTCGTAAGCCCTGAACATGTTCAAGTGGCGCGGCGTATTCGGCAAGTCTACTCAACTTACCAGCAAAATCGTGACCTCATCAGTATTGGTGCTTATACCAGGGGTAACGATCCGCGCATTGATTTGTCCATTAAGGCTGAGCCTGCGATCAATGCTTTTTTACAACAAGGCATGCAGCAAATCTTACCCTTTGATGAAAGTGTAGAAACGATGGTTAAGTTGGGTACCGGGTTAGGGCCAGCATAA
- the fliH gene encoding flagellar assembly protein FliH codes for MNDYDGEQDKHISAWDLPFVEDERKAVETTTNALNRRSNWKYEPPENQVEEEEEFAPPTAQEIESIREAAQSEGFEEGKKEGLEKGHQEGFEQGKEQGSAQGLEEGKTQGLAEAQESVNQQLESWRSLLDTLHNPVALVEETLQKELVSLAVSLAKSVIRAEIKTNSDIIFNAISEGLKALPINERQYQIHLHPDDLVLVTEHFSEQEIEKHGWQLIEAPNLSQGGCDIVTQSNAVDVSIERRVKDVLDKFLLEQGLDTINASEDE; via the coding sequence ATGAACGATTACGATGGTGAGCAAGACAAACACATTAGCGCTTGGGATTTGCCTTTCGTTGAAGATGAGCGTAAGGCAGTTGAAACCACGACTAATGCGTTAAATCGACGTTCGAACTGGAAATACGAACCCCCTGAAAATCAAGTAGAAGAAGAGGAGGAGTTCGCGCCCCCTACCGCTCAAGAAATCGAATCCATTCGAGAGGCTGCTCAAAGTGAAGGGTTTGAAGAAGGCAAAAAAGAGGGCTTAGAAAAGGGTCATCAAGAAGGGTTTGAACAAGGCAAAGAACAAGGCTCGGCGCAGGGACTTGAAGAAGGTAAAACCCAAGGATTAGCCGAGGCTCAAGAAAGTGTTAATCAACAATTAGAGAGCTGGCGCAGCCTGTTAGACACCTTGCACAACCCGGTCGCGTTGGTAGAAGAGACACTGCAGAAAGAACTTGTTTCGTTGGCCGTATCCCTAGCGAAATCAGTGATTAGGGCCGAAATTAAAACTAACTCAGATATTATTTTTAATGCGATTAGTGAAGGGCTAAAAGCGCTACCGATTAATGAGCGCCAGTATCAAATTCACCTTCATCCAGATGATTTAGTGTTGGTGACTGAGCACTTTAGTGAGCAAGAAATTGAGAAACACGGATGGCAGTTAATTGAAGCGCCCAATTTATCTCAAGGTGGCTGCGACATCGTGACACAAAGCAATGCGGTAGATGTAAGCATAGAGCGTCGCGTTAAAGACGTGCTCGACAAGTTTCTGCTAGAGCAGGGCTTAGATACTATTAATGCTAGCGAAGACGAGTAG
- the fliG gene encoding flagellar motor switch protein FliG: protein MPDENTAPATTGTAESGYDVGKLEGVEKAAILLLSLTEEDAAQILKHLEPKQVQRLGQAMAQIDDMTQPKITAVHKHFIDEIQKYSTIGFQSQDFVKRALTSALGEDKAANLIDQILMGTGAKGLDSLKWMDSKQVASIIRNEHPQIQTIVMSYLDAEQSAEILAQFPEKVRLDLMMRVANLEEVQPAALQELNEIMEKQFAGQAGTQAAKMGGLKSAADIMNYLDTNIEGQLMDAIREQDEEMSQQIQDLMFVFDNLAEVDDRAIQAILREVQQDALLKAIKGADDALKTKITANMSKRAADMLLDDLEALGPVRLSEVEAAQKEILSVARRLADAGEIMLGGGGGDEFL, encoded by the coding sequence ATGCCAGATGAAAATACAGCACCAGCAACAACCGGAACTGCAGAAAGCGGTTATGACGTTGGAAAATTAGAAGGCGTTGAAAAAGCAGCTATCTTACTGCTCAGTTTGACGGAAGAAGATGCGGCCCAAATTCTTAAGCATCTTGAGCCCAAGCAGGTACAAAGGTTGGGTCAAGCGATGGCGCAAATTGATGATATGACTCAGCCCAAAATCACAGCTGTACATAAACACTTCATTGATGAAATTCAAAAATACAGCACCATCGGCTTCCAAAGCCAAGACTTCGTAAAACGCGCTTTGACCTCTGCCCTTGGTGAAGACAAAGCGGCGAACCTTATCGATCAAATTTTGATGGGTACCGGTGCCAAAGGCCTTGATTCTCTCAAGTGGATGGATTCAAAACAGGTTGCCAGTATTATTCGCAATGAGCACCCACAAATTCAAACGATTGTTATGTCTTATTTGGATGCTGAACAATCAGCTGAAATTCTTGCCCAATTCCCAGAGAAAGTGCGCTTGGATTTAATGATGCGCGTAGCCAATCTAGAAGAAGTCCAGCCTGCAGCGTTACAAGAATTAAACGAAATCATGGAGAAGCAGTTTGCTGGACAAGCGGGCACCCAGGCGGCAAAAATGGGCGGCTTGAAATCTGCGGCGGATATCATGAACTACCTTGATACCAACATTGAAGGCCAGTTGATGGATGCAATCCGTGAACAAGACGAAGAAATGAGTCAGCAAATTCAAGATCTTATGTTTGTATTCGACAACTTAGCAGAAGTAGACGACCGAGCCATTCAAGCTATCTTGCGTGAGGTTCAGCAAGACGCTCTACTCAAAGCGATTAAAGGGGCAGATGATGCCCTCAAAACTAAAATTACCGCCAACATGTCTAAGCGAGCCGCAGACATGTTGCTTGATGATTTAGAAGCCTTGGGTCCAGTGCGTTTAAGTGAAGTCGAAGCAGCGCAAAAAGAAATCTTATCTGTGGCTCGTCGCTTGGCCGATGCGGGTGAAATTATGCTTGGAGGCGGAGGCGGTGATGAATTCTTATAA
- the fliF gene encoding flagellar basal-body MS-ring/collar protein FliF, with the protein MAEATGTELAMSNAGADPYSSGSEAEQKSGFMDSLGSTDMVRQLTLVVALVICVAIAVFIMIWAQEPDYRPLAKMQTQELIEALDYFDQNQVDYRLEGNTVYVSADQYQNIKLGMARQGLSQGVSEGTDIIMQDMGFGVSQRVEKVRLKHAREQQLARTLEEMSAVTRAKVLLALPKENVFARREKKASATVVVTSRRGAIMGNEEVSSIVDIVASAVQGLEPERVTVTDSNGRLLNSGSQDSEAARSKKEFEMERKRETEYLQKIDSILIPVLGLGNYTAQADVTMDFTAVEQTKRSYNPDLPAVRSEMTVEENSVGGMLGGIPGALTNQPPLDSNIPEEASASNTQTTVPGRNHKEETRNYELDTTISHTKQQTGVIRRLSVSVALDHVSTVGEDGTSTLVPRSQAELLDIRRLLQGGIGFDVTRGDSLEVVSIPFSREGEVALEELPIWEDPKFMPILKLVIGGLVIIVLLLAVVRPMLRKLIYPEETTSKDEFDADEGLDLGDETISMLSQEFDDSQVGFAADGSFMLPDLHKDEDVLKAVRALVANEPELSSQVVKNWLLQDE; encoded by the coding sequence GTGGCAGAAGCAACAGGTACAGAATTGGCAATGAGCAATGCCGGCGCGGATCCATATTCAAGTGGTTCAGAAGCAGAGCAAAAATCTGGTTTTATGGATTCACTTGGCTCCACCGACATGGTTCGTCAACTGACACTCGTTGTGGCTTTAGTCATATGTGTGGCGATAGCGGTATTTATTATGATTTGGGCACAGGAGCCTGATTATCGTCCGCTAGCGAAGATGCAAACCCAAGAGTTGATTGAAGCGTTAGATTATTTTGACCAGAACCAAGTGGATTACCGCCTTGAAGGTAATACTGTTTATGTCAGCGCTGATCAATATCAAAATATTAAATTAGGTATGGCTCGCCAAGGCTTAAGCCAAGGCGTGTCTGAAGGCACCGACATCATCATGCAAGATATGGGATTCGGTGTGAGCCAACGTGTTGAAAAGGTACGTTTAAAGCATGCGCGTGAACAACAATTAGCGCGCACATTGGAAGAAATGAGCGCGGTTACGCGTGCGAAAGTATTACTGGCTTTGCCGAAAGAGAATGTATTTGCCCGCCGTGAGAAAAAAGCCAGCGCTACCGTCGTCGTAACCTCAAGACGCGGTGCGATAATGGGCAATGAAGAGGTGAGCTCTATCGTGGACATTGTTGCATCTGCGGTGCAGGGCTTAGAGCCTGAGCGTGTCACAGTAACCGATAGCAATGGGCGGCTTCTCAATTCTGGTTCACAAGACAGTGAAGCGGCGAGAAGTAAAAAAGAGTTTGAAATGGAGCGTAAGCGCGAGACTGAGTACTTGCAGAAAATTGATTCTATTTTGATCCCCGTTCTTGGTCTGGGTAACTATACCGCTCAAGCTGATGTGACCATGGACTTTACCGCTGTTGAGCAAACCAAACGCAGTTACAATCCTGACTTACCTGCTGTGCGCAGTGAAATGACAGTAGAAGAAAACAGTGTCGGCGGCATGCTAGGTGGTATACCTGGCGCCTTGACTAATCAACCCCCGCTTGATTCGAATATACCCGAAGAAGCTAGCGCAAGTAACACACAAACAACCGTGCCGGGGCGTAATCACAAAGAAGAAACGAGAAATTACGAGCTAGATACCACCATCAGCCACACTAAGCAGCAAACTGGTGTCATTCGTCGCTTGAGTGTGTCGGTTGCGCTTGATCATGTATCGACAGTAGGTGAAGACGGCACAAGTACACTTGTTCCTCGTTCGCAGGCTGAGTTACTTGATATCCGCCGTTTGTTGCAAGGGGGAATAGGTTTCGATGTTACCCGCGGTGATTCACTGGAAGTTGTGAGCATTCCTTTTAGCCGGGAAGGTGAGGTCGCGTTAGAAGAACTGCCCATTTGGGAAGACCCTAAATTTATGCCTATCCTGAAGTTAGTGATTGGAGGGTTGGTGATAATCGTGTTGCTTTTGGCCGTGGTTCGTCCGATGCTACGTAAACTTATTTACCCTGAAGAGACCACCTCAAAAGATGAGTTCGATGCAGATGAGGGGTTAGACTTAGGTGATGAAACCATCAGTATGTTGTCGCAAGAGTTTGATGACTCACAGGTTGGTTTTGCCGCTGACGGTAGCTTTATGTTACCTGATTTGCACAAAGACGAAGATGTACTGAAGGCTGTTCGCGCATTGGTGGCTAACGAGCCAGAGTTGTCTTCGCAAGTGGTTAAAAACTGGTTGTTACAAGACGAATAA
- the fliE gene encoding flagellar hook-basal body complex protein FliE produces the protein MDIKAQSLYQDMQSMALQSKAGLGEINPASLNGIQVNPSGENFADMLGQAIESVNSMQLDAKSQAERFEMGDKSLSLADVMVAKEKSSIAFEATIQVRNKVLEAYKTIMNMPV, from the coding sequence ATGGATATCAAGGCACAATCTCTTTATCAAGACATGCAAAGCATGGCTTTGCAAAGCAAAGCAGGATTAGGTGAAATCAATCCTGCCAGCTTGAATGGTATCCAGGTCAATCCATCAGGGGAAAACTTTGCCGATATGCTTGGCCAAGCGATTGAGTCAGTCAACTCTATGCAGTTAGACGCTAAAAGCCAAGCAGAGCGCTTTGAAATGGGAGATAAAAGTCTCAGTTTAGCGGATGTCATGGTAGCGAAAGAAAAGTCTAGTATAGCGTTTGAGGCCACTATTCAAGTACGTAACAAAGTACTCGAAGCCTACAAAACCATTATGAACATGCCGGTTTAG